The Arthrobacter sp. NicSoilC5 genome has a window encoding:
- a CDS encoding amino acid ABC transporter ATP-binding protein, whose product MTDTLTAPAATRGLVEITGVRKSFGTTEVLKGVSLTVEPGGVAVIVGPSGSGKSTLLRTINHLEKVDGGHITIDGQLVGYEVRGDRLHELREKEILKQRTEIGMVFQNFNLFPHLTALENVAEAPVVAQGRSKAEARRRGLELLDRVGLKDRADAYPRQLSGGQQQRVAIARALALDPKILLFDEPTSALDPELVNEVLDVIRELATSGTTLIIVTHEMGFARDVADTVVFMDQGQIVEQGTPQDIFSNPQEPRTRSFFSKVLEPAFNI is encoded by the coding sequence ATGACTGACACCCTTACCGCCCCCGCCGCCACCCGCGGCCTGGTGGAGATCACCGGCGTCCGCAAATCCTTCGGAACCACCGAAGTCCTCAAAGGCGTCAGCCTCACGGTGGAACCCGGGGGAGTGGCCGTGATCGTGGGCCCCTCCGGATCCGGAAAGTCCACCCTGCTGCGGACCATCAACCACCTGGAAAAGGTGGACGGCGGCCACATCACCATCGACGGGCAGCTGGTGGGTTATGAGGTCCGGGGTGACCGGCTGCACGAACTGCGCGAAAAGGAGATCCTGAAACAGCGCACCGAAATCGGCATGGTGTTCCAGAACTTCAACCTGTTCCCGCACCTCACCGCGCTGGAGAACGTGGCGGAAGCGCCGGTGGTAGCGCAGGGCCGCTCCAAGGCGGAAGCCCGCCGCCGCGGCCTGGAGCTGCTGGACCGGGTTGGCCTCAAGGACCGGGCTGACGCCTACCCGCGCCAGCTCTCCGGCGGCCAGCAGCAGCGCGTGGCGATTGCCCGCGCGCTGGCCCTGGACCCCAAGATCCTGCTGTTCGACGAGCCCACCTCCGCCCTTGACCCGGAGCTGGTCAACGAGGTCCTGGACGTCATCCGCGAGCTCGCCACGTCCGGCACCACGCTGATCATCGTCACCCACGAGATGGGCTTCGCCCGCGACGTGGCGGACACCGTGGTGTTCATGGACCAGGGCCAGATCGTGGAACAGGGCACCCCGCAGGACATCTTCAGTAACCCCCAGGAACCGCGCACCCGGAGCTTCTTCTCCAAGGTGCTCGAACCGGCCTTCAACATCTAA
- a CDS encoding amino acid ABC transporter permease codes for MSSAATTVAQSRQPQPAPPAETPPKTGRPEEGAATRQAPDYSSFRVVAAKHPWRWVGTAVVALGVLAVAWSLATNPRWEWGVVAQWFTAQSVVNGLVETLKLTAISGVLGFVLGFILALMRLSASPLLVSVSWTFSWIFRSTPLLVQMLLWYNLGYLYEKISLGIPFTDVRFFEVQTTTLISQFAAAVLGLTLNQAAYSAEIIRGGILSVDQGQLEAAAALGIPAWRRSTRIVLPQAMRAILPTAFNEIIGLVKGTSIVYVLAYSELFYTVQVIYNRTQQVLPLLLVATLWYIVITSGLSVFQYYIERHYSKGAVRNLPLTPLQKARKFFATHAAVPTRRNS; via the coding sequence ATGAGTTCAGCAGCAACGACCGTGGCGCAGTCACGACAGCCGCAGCCGGCACCGCCGGCGGAAACGCCACCGAAAACCGGACGGCCAGAAGAAGGGGCGGCCACCCGGCAGGCCCCGGACTACTCGTCCTTCCGGGTAGTGGCAGCAAAGCATCCATGGCGCTGGGTGGGGACCGCCGTCGTCGCGCTCGGCGTCCTGGCGGTGGCCTGGTCCCTGGCCACCAACCCGCGCTGGGAGTGGGGTGTGGTGGCGCAGTGGTTCACCGCCCAGTCCGTGGTCAACGGCCTGGTGGAAACGCTCAAGCTGACCGCCATCTCCGGCGTCCTGGGGTTCGTGCTCGGATTCATCCTGGCCCTGATGCGGCTCTCCGCGTCGCCGCTGTTGGTCTCGGTGTCCTGGACGTTCTCCTGGATCTTCAGGTCCACGCCGCTGCTGGTCCAGATGCTCCTCTGGTACAACCTGGGCTACCTCTACGAGAAGATCAGCCTGGGCATCCCGTTCACCGATGTCCGCTTCTTCGAGGTCCAGACCACCACACTGATCAGCCAGTTCGCGGCAGCAGTGCTGGGGCTGACCCTGAACCAGGCGGCCTACTCGGCGGAGATCATCCGCGGCGGCATCCTCTCCGTGGACCAGGGCCAGCTGGAAGCCGCGGCCGCCCTGGGCATCCCGGCCTGGCGCCGCTCCACCCGGATCGTCCTGCCGCAGGCCATGCGCGCCATCCTGCCCACCGCGTTCAACGAGATCATCGGCTTGGTCAAGGGCACCTCGATCGTCTACGTCCTGGCCTACTCCGAGCTGTTCTACACCGTGCAGGTCATCTACAACCGCACGCAGCAGGTCCTGCCGCTGCTGCTGGTGGCCACCCTCTGGTACATCGTGATCACCTCCGGGCTGAGCGTCTTCCAGTACTACATCGAACGGCACTACTCCAAGGGCGCGGTGCGGAACCTGCCGCTGACGCCCCTGCAGAAGGCCCGCAAATTCTTCGCCACCCACGCGGCAGTCCCCACCCGGAGGAACTCCTGA
- a CDS encoding FAD/NAD(P)-binding protein, whose translation MPATIPAIVFIGGGPRTAGVLERIAANRPDVFAGPLQIHVVEPHVPGSGRIWRYDQDPGLLLNSMAADITMFTDASVDCAGPAAPGPGLAEWTAGVLDATIIDVPDFPQQLWDQLRALTGTTFPTRQLQSQYLEWFFRRAAKSLGRSVTVHRTTALGIAVDGGHEVELANGRTLHADIVVTALGHTNSRPDAVSAGYSDFAARHGGYHAAPSYTTDVDYSPIAPGQDVIVAGMGLAFVDLLVLLMEGRGGRFQETDDGGLRYLPSGREPRLWAGSRRGVPYHSKISASLRGQAPGPLRFFTADVVQELLQQHGELDFRQHLWPLIAKEAGYYYYRELLTGSPERGAMEWEVFAARYAEVDWYSGERADLVAAAVPDPGLHLDLERLDRPFDGVHFAGHQELQDAVARYIDDDLALRDSPDHPETLALFLALLHVYMEVGRVVPAERLNAKSQQVIHGWWHGFFSFVDSGPPPHRLRQMLALHRAGLLQFLGPGLEISTDDASGTFRATSPQSGVSVSATALIEARLPSTSVARSLNPVLSSLYDGGLGSEQQLLTSDGIHSTGKLLVSSGHHLVDAEGRAQATLFGVGPGTSGWGAGAFARPNTNAAPFRENDALARSLLGVARDIAAQGPAAHAATAQDKITPEPAAIGKG comes from the coding sequence ATGCCAGCCACCATCCCGGCCATCGTCTTCATTGGCGGCGGACCGCGCACGGCCGGCGTACTGGAACGGATCGCGGCCAACCGGCCGGACGTCTTCGCGGGCCCGCTGCAGATCCATGTGGTGGAACCGCACGTCCCCGGCTCCGGCCGAATCTGGCGGTACGACCAGGACCCCGGCCTCCTGCTGAACTCCATGGCGGCGGACATCACCATGTTCACGGACGCGTCCGTGGACTGCGCCGGCCCGGCGGCACCGGGGCCGGGCCTGGCCGAATGGACCGCCGGCGTCCTGGATGCCACCATCATCGACGTGCCGGACTTCCCGCAGCAGCTGTGGGACCAGCTCCGCGCGCTGACCGGCACCACCTTCCCCACCCGCCAGCTGCAGAGCCAGTACCTGGAGTGGTTCTTCCGCCGGGCCGCCAAATCGCTGGGCCGCAGCGTGACGGTCCACCGGACCACCGCCCTCGGCATTGCCGTGGATGGCGGCCACGAGGTGGAGCTGGCCAATGGCCGGACGCTGCACGCGGACATCGTCGTCACCGCCTTGGGGCATACGAACTCCCGCCCTGACGCCGTCTCCGCCGGGTACTCGGACTTCGCCGCCCGGCACGGCGGCTACCACGCTGCACCCAGCTACACCACCGACGTCGACTACTCCCCCATCGCCCCCGGGCAGGACGTGATCGTCGCCGGGATGGGCCTGGCGTTCGTTGACCTGCTGGTCCTCCTCATGGAGGGGCGCGGCGGCAGGTTCCAGGAAACGGACGACGGCGGGCTGCGCTACCTTCCGTCAGGACGGGAACCACGGCTGTGGGCAGGGTCCCGCCGCGGGGTGCCGTACCACTCCAAGATTTCCGCCTCCCTGCGGGGCCAGGCTCCGGGGCCGCTGCGCTTCTTCACCGCGGATGTCGTCCAGGAGTTGCTGCAGCAGCACGGCGAGCTGGACTTCCGGCAGCACCTCTGGCCGCTCATCGCCAAGGAAGCCGGGTATTACTACTACCGCGAACTCCTCACCGGCAGCCCGGAGCGCGGGGCCATGGAATGGGAAGTGTTTGCCGCCCGTTATGCGGAGGTGGACTGGTACAGCGGCGAACGCGCGGACCTCGTGGCGGCTGCCGTGCCGGACCCGGGCCTGCACCTGGACCTGGAACGGCTGGACCGGCCTTTCGATGGTGTCCACTTTGCCGGCCACCAGGAACTGCAGGACGCGGTGGCCCGGTACATCGACGACGACCTGGCCCTGCGGGACAGCCCGGACCATCCGGAAACCCTGGCCCTGTTCCTTGCCCTGCTGCACGTGTACATGGAGGTGGGGCGCGTGGTTCCGGCGGAGCGCCTCAACGCGAAGTCCCAGCAGGTCATTCACGGCTGGTGGCATGGCTTCTTCAGCTTCGTGGACTCCGGTCCGCCGCCGCACCGCCTCCGCCAGATGCTGGCGCTGCACCGGGCCGGTCTGCTGCAGTTCCTCGGCCCGGGCCTGGAGATATCCACCGACGACGCCAGCGGCACCTTCCGCGCCACCTCCCCGCAGTCCGGTGTTTCGGTTTCCGCCACCGCGCTGATTGAGGCGCGGCTGCCGTCCACGTCGGTGGCCCGCTCCCTCAACCCAGTGCTTTCTTCGCTGTATGACGGCGGACTGGGCAGCGAGCAGCAACTGCTGACCTCGGACGGCATCCACTCCACCGGTAAGCTGCTGGTCTCGTCCGGACACCACCTGGTGGACGCGGAAGGCCGGGCCCAGGCCACCCTCTTCGGCGTTGGCCCCGGAACCTCCGGCTGGGGTGCCGGCGCCTTTGCCAGGCCCAACACCAACGCGGCACCCTTCCGGGAAAACGACGCCCTGGCCCGGAGCCTCCTCGGCGTTGCCCGGGACATCGCCGCCCAGGGCCCGGCGGCCCATGCAGCCACCGCGCAGGACAAAATAACTCCAGAACCAGCCGCCATCGGAAAGGGCTAG
- a CDS encoding GNAT family N-acetyltransferase, which translates to MTAEPGLKPRPLDPARLSVLSLPMHDPRVRPLLDELAVEYDTRYGDLFGRTAAADELNRYPAAEFEEPHGALLVVQEDGESIAGGAFRRSDDATAELKRIWTHSAHRRRGLARLVLAELEALAAARGYTRLYLTTGPRQPEAKHLYLTTGYQAQFDLDADPETIGPLAFTKELPTVPRDARAS; encoded by the coding sequence ATGACAGCAGAACCCGGGCTCAAGCCCCGCCCCCTCGATCCCGCCAGGCTTTCGGTCCTCAGCCTGCCCATGCACGATCCGCGGGTCCGGCCGCTCCTGGACGAGCTCGCCGTCGAATATGACACCCGCTATGGGGACCTGTTTGGGCGCACCGCTGCCGCGGACGAGCTGAACCGCTACCCCGCGGCGGAATTCGAGGAGCCGCATGGTGCGCTGCTGGTGGTGCAGGAGGACGGCGAGTCGATCGCCGGCGGCGCGTTCCGCCGCTCTGACGACGCCACCGCGGAACTGAAGCGGATCTGGACACACTCAGCCCACCGTCGTCGTGGTTTAGCCCGGCTGGTCCTGGCCGAGCTCGAAGCCCTCGCCGCTGCCCGCGGCTACACCCGGCTGTACCTGACCACCGGGCCGCGCCAGCCGGAAGCCAAGCACCTGTACCTCACCACGGGATACCAGGCACAGTTCGACCTGGACGCAGACCCGGAAACCATCGGGCCGCTGGCCTTCACCAAGGAGCTGCCCACCGTCCCACGGGACGCACGGGCGAGCTGA
- a CDS encoding NHL domain-containing thioredoxin family protein, whose product MSETVRTHARVRASELVGRNWLNTGGKSLDLEALRGKIVLLDFWTFCCINCLHVLDELRPLEQQYSDVLVTVGVHSPKFEHEADPVALAAAVERYEIHHPVLDDPELDTWKAYTARAWPTLVVIDPEGYIVAHLSGEGHADGLAVLIPELIAEHEAKGTLHRGSGPYVAPEATSGTLRFPGKALFLPPGRGSTAGTADGGTPAGAAASVAAEKGSWLVTDTGHHRLVELGTDFETVLATFGSGTKGYADGPAAGDTASAQFNEPQGLVLLPEDVAAKAGYDVVIADSVNHRLRGLSLTDGKASTLAGNGIQRLLETGPARVDEDGAGFSGSLGTDPLDVALSSPWDVVWSRKLNAVVVAMAGTHQIFSFDPVTGAVSIIAGNGLEGLLDGPAHESWFAQSSGLAEDADGNIWVADSETSALRKLVIADDASITVESAVGKGLFDFGFRDGPAAEARLQHPLGVTVLPDGSVAIADTYNGAVRRYDPATGTVSTLARGLAEPSDVIVDHTQSAGSEPLLVVVEANKHQLVYVPIPKEAQQVDEGASQTHRPKSPVAPGTLDLTVRFTAPTGQKLDDRWGDPTQLKISSTPPELLVSGGGTSVGLLRTLELSPDVPEGVLHITARAAACDGPETEDGEIPDHAACHLYQQDWGIPVVLQADGDTELVLDLRGMD is encoded by the coding sequence ATGAGCGAAACCGTACGCACCCATGCCCGGGTCCGGGCCTCCGAACTGGTGGGCCGCAACTGGTTGAACACCGGTGGCAAGTCCCTGGACCTCGAAGCCCTGCGCGGCAAGATCGTGCTCCTCGACTTCTGGACCTTCTGCTGCATCAACTGCCTGCACGTCCTTGATGAGCTGCGGCCGCTCGAGCAGCAGTACTCGGACGTGCTGGTCACTGTGGGAGTCCACTCGCCCAAGTTTGAACACGAGGCGGACCCGGTGGCGTTGGCAGCAGCCGTGGAGCGCTACGAGATCCACCACCCTGTCCTGGACGACCCCGAGCTGGACACCTGGAAGGCCTACACCGCCCGTGCCTGGCCCACCCTGGTGGTCATCGACCCCGAGGGTTACATCGTGGCGCACCTTTCCGGTGAGGGCCACGCGGACGGACTCGCGGTGCTGATCCCCGAACTGATCGCCGAGCACGAGGCCAAGGGCACCCTGCACCGCGGCTCCGGCCCGTACGTGGCGCCCGAGGCAACATCCGGCACCCTGCGCTTCCCCGGCAAGGCACTCTTCCTCCCCCCGGGACGCGGGTCCACGGCTGGAACGGCCGACGGCGGCACGCCCGCAGGTGCAGCGGCTTCCGTTGCTGCGGAGAAGGGTTCCTGGCTGGTCACCGACACCGGCCACCACCGGCTGGTGGAACTCGGCACCGACTTCGAAACAGTCCTGGCCACCTTCGGTTCGGGCACCAAGGGCTACGCTGACGGACCCGCCGCGGGGGACACCGCCAGCGCACAGTTCAACGAGCCCCAGGGCTTGGTCCTGCTCCCGGAAGACGTGGCAGCCAAGGCGGGCTACGACGTCGTGATTGCCGACTCGGTCAACCACCGCCTGCGTGGACTGTCCCTCACGGACGGCAAGGCCTCCACCCTGGCCGGCAACGGTATCCAGCGACTGCTGGAAACCGGCCCGGCGCGTGTGGACGAGGACGGCGCAGGCTTTAGCGGCTCCCTGGGCACTGACCCGCTGGATGTGGCGCTGAGCTCGCCGTGGGATGTTGTGTGGTCGCGCAAGCTCAATGCGGTGGTGGTGGCCATGGCCGGCACGCACCAGATCTTCAGCTTCGACCCCGTCACCGGCGCCGTCTCGATCATCGCCGGCAACGGCCTGGAAGGGCTCCTCGACGGTCCCGCCCACGAGTCCTGGTTCGCCCAGTCCTCCGGCCTGGCCGAGGATGCGGACGGCAACATCTGGGTAGCGGATTCCGAAACCTCGGCGCTCCGCAAGCTGGTCATTGCCGACGATGCGTCCATCACCGTGGAGTCCGCCGTGGGCAAGGGCCTGTTCGACTTCGGCTTCCGCGACGGCCCCGCCGCTGAAGCCCGCCTGCAGCACCCCCTCGGTGTGACCGTCCTGCCCGACGGCTCCGTGGCGATCGCGGACACCTACAACGGAGCCGTGCGCCGCTACGACCCCGCGACCGGCACCGTGTCCACGCTGGCCCGCGGGCTTGCCGAGCCGTCCGACGTGATTGTGGACCACACCCAGTCCGCCGGCTCCGAGCCCCTCCTGGTGGTGGTCGAGGCCAACAAGCACCAGCTGGTCTACGTGCCCATTCCCAAGGAAGCGCAGCAGGTGGATGAGGGCGCGTCCCAGACCCACCGGCCCAAGAGTCCTGTTGCGCCCGGCACGCTGGATCTGACCGTCCGCTTCACGGCTCCCACCGGGCAGAAGCTCGACGACCGTTGGGGCGATCCCACGCAGCTGAAGATCTCCTCAACGCCGCCGGAGCTGCTGGTGTCCGGTGGCGGGACCTCCGTGGGCCTCCTCCGCACCCTGGAGCTGTCCCCGGACGTTCCCGAGGGCGTGCTGCACATTACCGCGCGCGCCGCGGCCTGCGACGGCCCCGAAACAGAGGACGGCGAGATCCCGGATCACGCCGCGTGCCACCTGTACCAGCAGGACTGGGGCATCCCCGTGGTCCTGCAGGCCGACGGCGACACCGAACTGGTCCTGGACCTGCGCGGGATGGACTGA
- a CDS encoding DUF559 domain-containing protein: MDVLKALEVCGGAARRPALARLGVDDAALRRAMRAGVLQPDRGLYALPTAPPDLVAVLRNRELLTCSSAAAAYDLWSLLSDGRRHVYHRRQEAVLSGSVHHAGLLLPPSRFQPVAALADVLIHALRCLSFAESLVMVESAVSRGEMTVDFLRQRLPGKRNGRARAVLDWVDTGADSLLETLARTYFRQAGISVEAQVYLERVGYVDLLLDGWLVVELDGRHHAEWKQVQRDHRRNNESAIQGYTALRYYYADVVHRPHEMVQQVLAVLRRRR; the protein is encoded by the coding sequence ATGGATGTCCTCAAAGCCCTGGAAGTTTGCGGCGGAGCGGCGCGGAGGCCTGCCCTTGCCCGGCTGGGTGTGGATGACGCCGCCCTCCGTCGGGCAATGCGGGCAGGAGTGCTGCAGCCCGACCGGGGGCTTTACGCGCTTCCGACGGCGCCTCCGGACCTGGTTGCCGTGCTGCGGAACCGCGAGCTGCTGACCTGTTCAAGCGCTGCGGCTGCCTACGATCTGTGGTCCCTGCTCTCCGACGGACGCCGCCACGTTTATCACCGCCGGCAGGAGGCAGTGCTTAGTGGCTCGGTCCACCACGCCGGGCTCCTGCTTCCGCCCTCCCGGTTCCAGCCGGTGGCCGCCCTCGCCGATGTCCTGATCCACGCCCTGCGGTGCCTGTCCTTCGCGGAGTCCTTGGTCATGGTGGAATCCGCGGTTTCGCGCGGGGAGATGACAGTTGATTTCCTGCGCCAGCGGCTGCCTGGAAAGCGGAACGGGAGAGCCAGGGCTGTACTCGACTGGGTGGATACCGGGGCGGACTCCCTCCTGGAGACGCTGGCCCGGACATATTTCCGGCAGGCCGGAATCTCCGTGGAGGCGCAGGTGTACCTGGAAAGGGTTGGTTATGTTGATCTGCTGCTGGACGGATGGCTGGTGGTGGAACTGGATGGACGGCATCATGCCGAGTGGAAGCAGGTCCAGAGGGATCACCGCCGGAATAATGAATCGGCCATCCAGGGGTACACGGCCCTGCGGTATTACTATGCGGACGTGGTGCACCGGCCCCACGAAATGGTCCAGCAGGTGCTTGCCGTTCTCAGACGGCGACGGTAG
- a CDS encoding helicase HerA-like domain-containing protein codes for MATKTTAEKLATIQQGYTLEGATIELGAAIIDGELHKDAPVRLPLAMMNRHGLVAGATGTGKTVTLHMMAEQLSTAGVPVFLADIKGDLSGLATAAVGSDKLRARTDSIGQAWQGKTFPVEFLALGGDGNGVPVRATITSFGPILLSRIMELNDTQESSLQLVFYFADKNGLELIDLKDLRAVIQFLTSDEGKDKLEELGGLSKATAGVILREIVNLEAQGLEKFFGEPEFDTAELLRTAPDGRGVVTCLELPTLQTKPMLFSTFLMWLLADLFEDLPEAGDLDKPKLVFFLDEAHLLFNGASKAFLDAITTTVRLIRSKGVGIFFVTQTPKDVPADVLGQLANRVQHALRAFTPEDAKALKATVSTFPLSDYDLEETLTSAGIGEAVITVMNEKGAPTPVALTRLRAPESVMGPSEDALVRSTVAGSALLGKYGTAVDNPSAYEKLNGKAAAPTGPAASAPPAGAPDTGAASAGTSGAPGAYDVDAEARRIEEEILGRPSSRPAQAPEPQYTEPQYDEPRTSESKPRAKAPRTRQSQPRQPEPQPQPGGMMGDLGGVLGGALGGGLKSMARSMGTQLGRELLRGVFGTSSRRRRR; via the coding sequence ATGGCCACCAAAACCACAGCAGAGAAGCTTGCCACCATCCAGCAGGGCTACACGCTGGAAGGCGCCACCATCGAACTGGGAGCCGCCATCATCGACGGCGAACTCCACAAGGACGCGCCGGTGCGGCTGCCGCTGGCCATGATGAACCGGCACGGGCTGGTGGCCGGAGCCACCGGTACCGGCAAAACCGTCACGCTGCACATGATGGCCGAGCAGCTGTCCACGGCAGGCGTGCCCGTGTTCCTGGCCGACATCAAAGGTGACCTTTCCGGCCTGGCGACGGCCGCCGTCGGCAGCGACAAACTCAGGGCCCGCACGGACAGCATCGGCCAGGCGTGGCAGGGGAAGACGTTCCCCGTGGAATTCCTCGCGCTGGGCGGCGACGGCAACGGCGTGCCGGTCCGCGCCACGATCACCTCCTTCGGACCCATCCTGCTCTCCCGGATCATGGAACTGAATGACACCCAGGAGTCCAGCCTGCAGCTGGTGTTCTACTTCGCGGACAAGAACGGCCTGGAGCTGATCGACCTCAAGGACCTCCGCGCCGTCATCCAGTTCCTCACCTCGGACGAGGGCAAAGACAAGCTCGAGGAACTCGGCGGCCTGTCCAAGGCCACCGCCGGCGTGATCCTGCGCGAGATCGTGAACCTGGAAGCCCAGGGGCTGGAAAAGTTCTTCGGCGAACCGGAGTTCGACACCGCCGAACTCCTGCGGACCGCCCCCGACGGCCGCGGCGTGGTCACCTGCCTGGAACTGCCCACCCTGCAGACCAAGCCCATGCTGTTCTCCACCTTCCTGATGTGGCTGCTGGCGGACCTGTTCGAGGACCTCCCCGAGGCCGGCGACCTGGACAAGCCCAAGCTGGTGTTCTTCCTCGACGAAGCCCACCTGCTGTTCAACGGCGCCAGCAAAGCCTTCCTGGACGCCATCACCACCACGGTCCGGCTGATCCGGTCCAAGGGCGTGGGCATCTTCTTCGTCACCCAGACACCCAAGGACGTCCCCGCCGATGTCCTGGGCCAGCTCGCCAACCGGGTCCAGCACGCCCTGCGTGCCTTCACCCCCGAGGACGCCAAGGCCCTCAAGGCCACGGTGTCCACCTTCCCCCTCAGCGACTATGACCTCGAAGAGACGCTGACCTCGGCGGGCATCGGGGAGGCCGTCATCACCGTCATGAACGAAAAGGGCGCACCCACTCCGGTGGCGCTCACCCGGCTGCGCGCCCCGGAATCCGTCATGGGCCCCAGCGAGGACGCCCTGGTGCGCAGCACGGTGGCGGGTTCGGCGCTGCTGGGCAAGTACGGAACCGCGGTGGACAACCCGTCCGCCTACGAAAAACTCAACGGCAAGGCCGCGGCGCCCACAGGACCGGCGGCATCAGCACCTCCTGCCGGCGCGCCTGACACCGGGGCAGCTTCCGCCGGTACCTCGGGTGCGCCTGGCGCGTACGACGTTGACGCCGAGGCCCGCCGGATCGAGGAGGAGATCCTGGGCAGGCCCAGCAGCAGGCCCGCGCAGGCACCCGAACCCCAATACACCGAGCCCCAATACGACGAACCGCGGACCTCCGAGTCCAAGCCGCGTGCGAAGGCGCCCCGGACACGCCAGTCCCAGCCCCGCCAGCCGGAGCCGCAGCCGCAGCCGGGCGGCATGATGGGTGACCTTGGCGGAGTCCTCGGCGGCGCCCTGGGCGGCGGGCTGAAGAGCATGGCGCGGTCCATGGGGACGCAGTTGGGCCGCGAACTGCTCCGCGGAGTGTTCGGAACCTCGTCCCGGCGCCGCCGCCGCTGA